DNA from Aggregatimonas sangjinii:
ATTATATATTCGGTGGAAAAAGAGACCGATTTTGCAACCAACCTCTACGCTGGACCGTACCGTGGCAGCAATCTGGCCCAATTAGCCCGCTCCCTGCAAATTAATTCGGACATACAAGCGGCCACCTTTCAGGATTTCGCCCCTTATAGACCTTCTTATGGAGCGCCAGCGGCCTTCGCAGGAATACCTTTGACCGAGGATGGGCGAACAATAGCAGGATTGATCGTTCAAATTCCGATCGATGAAATCGACCGCATTATGACGAATGACGGTAATTGGGAAAAAGACGGCCTGGGAAAAACAGGGGAAACATTTTTGGTTGGCGACGATGAATACATGCGGTCTATTTCCCGTTTCTTCCTAGAGGATAGCTTGAATTATAGGAGTTCACTATTGCGAATGGGCGAGACCCAAAAGACCATCGACAAGATATACCGCTATGGTAGCACGACCTTGCAGCAACGTATTTCATCCGATAACATCAAGAAAGCGCTAAACGGTGGGGAAGGTTATACGACCGGAAAGGGATACAGGGGCGAGGAGGTACTTAGCACTTACGAGCCCTTACAGATCAAAGGTTTCAATTGGGCGATTATCGCGGAAAAAGATTACGACGAATTTATCCTACCCGTGAAGAATTTCAACAAGCGAATGATGATTCTCACGATTATTCTCATACTGATCATTACCCTTCTCGCGATGTGGATGTCACGAAGGTTCGTGAGGCCGCTCAATAAACTTTCCGATGCTGCGGGAAAAATAATCGCTGGCGACTCTAGCCATCGCGTCGAAATCAATTCAAACGACGAATTCGGTGAGTTGGGGGCATCGTTCAACACCATGATAGAAGAGGTCGATTCACAAAAGAAAGCGCTGCGTGACCAGTCGGAATTCAGCTCCGAACTTTTAGAGAACTTCGTACCGAAGGAGTTCGCCGGAAGATTGAAAAATGGAGAAAAGGCATTCGCCCAAGAGTACACCAACCTGACCATGATCTTAATCGATGTTGCCGGTTTTTCGGACTTACTTTCAGAATTAGGGGCCGATCGCTCGGTCAAAATACTCAGCGATATCATGGAAGCTTTTGACACAGCGGCCGAACAGAACCATATTGAACGTATTCGTACCATAGGCGACAGCTACTTTGCGGCGTGCGGCCTTTTTGAGCCCCGTTTAGACCACACCAACCGTTCTGTAGTCTTTGCCAAGGAAACCCAGCAGCTTATCAAACAAATCAATATTACCCACAATACCAATCTCGATGTTCAAATCGCATTGGCCAATGGCGATGTGATAGCTGGTATAATCGGTAACGAAAATTTCAGTTTTGACCTTTGGG
Protein-coding regions in this window:
- a CDS encoding adenylate/guanylate cyclase domain-containing protein; amino-acid sequence: MRNISVRTRIMLMLLFVSLLACIVLGVLGSSYGEKVITEETISQLNLIRSSKEDQIKTYFKDVGHFVEVMGQNQTIVNAAKEFSTAYSKLSNDSLPKECSLSLNRYYDDFMDRLSRNLEIKKDPMLYLPYSVEGCYLQYEYIVNNKNPQGDKNLLTDPNDGSAYTEVHKKYHDYFELFIEKYNFYDVFLVNLNTGDIIYSVEKETDFATNLYAGPYRGSNLAQLARSLQINSDIQAATFQDFAPYRPSYGAPAAFAGIPLTEDGRTIAGLIVQIPIDEIDRIMTNDGNWEKDGLGKTGETFLVGDDEYMRSISRFFLEDSLNYRSSLLRMGETQKTIDKIYRYGSTTLQQRISSDNIKKALNGGEGYTTGKGYRGEEVLSTYEPLQIKGFNWAIIAEKDYDEFILPVKNFNKRMMILTIILILIITLLAMWMSRRFVRPLNKLSDAAGKIIAGDSSHRVEINSNDEFGELGASFNTMIEEVDSQKKALRDQSEFSSELLENFVPKEFAGRLKNGEKAFAQEYTNLTMILIDVAGFSDLLSELGADRSVKILSDIMEAFDTAAEQNHIERIRTIGDSYFAACGLFEPRLDHTNRSVVFAKETQQLIKQINITHNTNLDVQIALANGDVIAGIIGNENFSFDLWGPTVGAVFNLNNIDADGEIIVMDNVRERLVDLYDFEAMQETLSNGTTIYKLKDKK